A stretch of the Crocinitomicaceae bacterium genome encodes the following:
- a CDS encoding HYR domain-containing protein has product MIVCPADITQSNDLNVCGPRSRTPVGTDNCAGPLTALTAGQASGTVFPIGTTTVTYEVTDASTNTNTCSFDVTVNDTQNPAITCPANITQSNDLNVCGATITYATPVGTDNCAGPLTALTAGQASGTVFPIGTTTVTYEVTDASLNTSTCSFSVTVNDTQNPAITCPANITQSNDLNVCGATITYATPVGTDNCAGPLTALTAGQASGTVFPIGTTTVTYEVTDASLNTSTCSFSVTVNDTQNPAITCPADITQYNDLNVCGATITYATPVGTDNCAGPLTALTAGQASGTVFPVGVTTVTYEVTDASSNTTSCSFDVTVDDTENPVIVCPADITQSNDLNVCGATITYATPVGTDNCAGPLTALTAGQASGTVFPIGTTTVTYEVTDASTNTNTCSFDVTVNDTQNPAITCPANITQSNDLNVCGATITYATPVGTDNCAGPLTALTAGQASGTVFPIGTTTVTYEVTDASLNTSTCSFSVTVNDTQNPAMYLSGEYYAVE; this is encoded by the coding sequence GTGATTGTTTGCCCGGCAGATATCACACAGTCTAATGACTTAAATGTATGCGGGCCACGATCACGTACCCCGGTAGGTACGGATAACTGCGCAGGACCATTAACGGCATTAACGGCGGGACAAGCCAGCGGCACGGTATTCCCAATAGGCACCACCACGGTAACATATGAAGTAACCGATGCAAGTACGAATACCAATACTTGTAGTTTTGATGTCACAGTAAACGATACGCAAAATCCGGCGATTACCTGCCCGGCGAATATTACACAGTCTAATGACTTAAATGTATGCGGGGCCACGATCACGTATGCCACCCCGGTAGGTACGGATAACTGCGCAGGACCATTAACGGCATTAACAGCGGGACAAGCGAGCGGCACGGTATTCCCAATAGGCACCACCACGGTAACGTATGAAGTAACGGATGCAAGCTTAAACACGAGCACCTGTTCATTCAGTGTAACGGTAAACGACACGCAGAATCCGGCGATTACTTGTCCGGCGAATATTACGCAGTCGAATGACTTAAATGTGTGCGGTGCCACGATCACGTATGCTACCCCGGTGGGTACGGATAACTGCGCAGGACCATTAACGGCATTAACGGCAGGGCAAGCGAGCGGCACAGTGTTCCCAATAGGCACCACCACGGTAACATATGAAGTAACGGATGCAAGCTTAAACACCAGCACCTGTTCATTCAGTGTAACGGTAAACGACACGCAGAATCCGGCGATTACCTGTCCGGCAGATATCACACAGTATAATGACTTAAATGTATGCGGTGCCACGATCACGTATGCTACCCCGGTGGGTACGGATAACTGCGCAGGACCATTAACGGCATTAACGGCAGGACAAGCCAGCGGCACAGTATTCCCAGTAGGGGTTACCACGGTAACGTATGAAGTAACCGATGCGAGCAGCAATACCACAAGCTGTAGTTTTGATGTAACGGTAGATGATACAGAAAATCCGGTGATTGTTTGCCCGGCAGATATCACACAGTCTAATGACTTAAATGTATGCGGGGCCACGATCACGTATGCTACCCCGGTAGGTACGGATAACTGCGCAGGACCATTAACGGCATTAACGGCGGGACAAGCCAGCGGCACGGTATTCCCAATAGGCACCACCACGGTAACATATGAAGTAACCGATGCAAGTACGAATACCAATACTTGTAGTTTTGATGTCACAGTAAACGACACGCAAAATCCGGCGATTACCTGCCCGGCGAATATTACACAGTCTAATGACTTAAATGTATGCGGAGCCACGATCACGTATGCCACCCCGGTAGGTACGGATAACTGCGCAGGACCATTAACGGCATTAACAGCAGGACAAGCCAGCGGCACGGTATTCCCAATAGGCACCACCACGGTAACGTATGAAGTAACGGATGCAAGCTTAAACACGAGCACCTGTTCATTCAGTGTAACGGTAAACGACACGCAGAATCCGGCGATGTACTTGTCCGGCGAATATTACGCAGTCGAATGA
- a CDS encoding HYR domain-containing protein encodes MCGATITYATPVGTDNCAGPLTALTAGQASGTVFPIGTTTVTYEVTDASLNTSTCSFSVTVNDTQNPAITCPADITQNNDAGVCGATITYATPVGTDNCPGPVTALTAGQASGTVFPVGVTTVTYEVTDASSNTTSCSFDVTVDDTENPAIACPADITQYNDLNVCGATITYATPVGTDNCAGPLTALTAGQASGTVFPIGTTTVTYEVTDASTNTNTCSFDVTVNDTQNPAMYLPGEYYTV; translated from the coding sequence GTGTGCGGTGCCACGATCACGTATGCTACCCCGGTGGGTACGGATAACTGCGCAGGACCATTAACGGCATTAACGGCAGGGCAAGCGAGCGGCACAGTGTTCCCAATAGGCACCACCACGGTAACATATGAAGTAACGGATGCAAGCTTAAACACGAGCACCTGTTCATTCAGTGTAACGGTAAACGACACGCAGAATCCGGCGATTACCTGTCCGGCAGATATCACACAGAATAATGATGCGGGTGTATGCGGTGCCACGATCACGTATGCCACCCCGGTAGGTACGGATAACTGCCCTGGACCAGTAACGGCATTAACGGCAGGACAAGCCAGCGGCACAGTATTCCCAGTAGGGGTTACCACGGTAACGTATGAAGTAACCGATGCGAGCAGCAATACCACAAGCTGTAGTTTTGATGTAACGGTAGATGATACAGAAAATCCGGCGATTGCTTGCCCGGCAGATATCACACAGTATAATGACTTAAATGTATGCGGGGCCACGATCACGTATGCTACCCCGGTAGGTACGGATAACTGCGCAGGACCATTAACGGCATTAACGGCGGGACAAGCCAGCGGCACGGTATTCCCAATAGGCACCACCACGGTAACATATGAAGTAACCGATGCAAGTACGAATACCAATACTTGTAGTTTTGATGTCACAGTAAACGATACGCAAAATCCGGCGATGTACCTGCCCGGCGAATATTACACAGTCTAA
- a CDS encoding HYR domain-containing protein, protein MGTDNCAGPLTALTAGQASGTVFPIGTTTVTYEVTDASLNTSTCSFSVTVNDTQNPAMYLSGRYHTE, encoded by the coding sequence GTGGGTACGGATAACTGCGCAGGACCATTAACGGCATTAACGGCAGGGCAAGCGAGCGGCACAGTGTTCCCAATAGGCACCACCACGGTAACATATGAAGTAACGGATGCAAGCTTAAACACCAGCACCTGTTCATTCAGTGTAACGGTAAACGACACGCAGAATCCGGCGATGTACCTGTCCGGCAGATATCACACAGAATAA
- a CDS encoding HYR domain-containing protein yields the protein MIVCPADITQSNDLNVCGATITYATPVGTDNCAGPLTALTAGQASGTVFPIGTTTVTYEVTDASTNTNTCSFDVTVNDTQNPAMYLPGEYYTV from the coding sequence GTGATTGTTTGCCCGGCAGATATCACACAGTCTAATGACTTAAATGTATGCGGGGCCACGATCACGTATGCTACCCCGGTAGGTACGGATAACTGCGCAGGACCATTAACGGCATTAACGGCGGGACAAGCCAGCGGCACGGTATTCCCAATAGGCACCACCACGGTAACATATGAAGTAACCGATGCAAGTACGAATACCAATACTTGTAGTTTTGATGTCACAGTAAACGATACGCAAAATCCGGCGATGTACCTGCCCGGCGAATATTACACAGTCTAA
- a CDS encoding HYR domain-containing protein — translation MFPIGTTTVTYEVTDASLNTSTCSFSVTVNDTQNPAITCPANITQSNDLNVCGATITYATPVGTDNCAGPLTALTAGQASGTVFPIGTTTVTYEVTDASLNTSTCSFTVTVNDTQNPAMYLSGRYHTE, via the coding sequence GTGTTCCCAATAGGCACCACCACGGTAACATATGAAGTAACGGATGCAAGCTTAAACACGAGCACCTGTTCATTCAGTGTAACGGTAAACGACACGCAGAATCCGGCGATTACTTGTCCGGCGAATATTACGCAGTCGAATGACTTAAATGTGTGCGGTGCCACGATCACGTATGCTACCCCGGTGGGTACGGATAACTGCGCAGGACCATTAACGGCATTAACGGCAGGGCAAGCCAGCGGCACAGTATTCCCAATAGGCACCACCACGGTAACATATGAAGTAACGGATGCAAGCTTAAACACGAGCACCTGTTCATTCACTGTAACGGTAAACGACACGCAGAATCCGGCGATGTACCTGTCCGGCAGATATCACACAGAATAA
- a CDS encoding HYR domain-containing protein, with product MRRCTCPADITQNNDAGVCGATITYASPVGTDNCAGPLTALTAGQASGTVFPIGTTTVTYEVTDASLNTSTCSFNVTVNDTENPAITCPANITQ from the coding sequence ATCCGGCGATGTACCTGTCCGGCAGATATCACACAGAATAATGATGCGGGTGTATGCGGTGCCACGATCACGTATGCCTCCCCGGTAGGTACGGATAACTGCGCGGGACCATTAACGGCATTAACGGCAGGACAAGCCAGCGGCACGGTGTTCCCAATAGGCACCACCACGGTAACATATGAAGTAACCGATGCAAGCTTAAACACCAGCACCTGTTCATTCAATGTAACGGTCAACGACACAGAAAATCCGGCGATTACTTGCCCGGCGAATATCACGCAGTAG
- a CDS encoding HYR domain-containing protein encodes MGTTTVTYEVTDASTNTNTCSFDVTVNDTQNPAMYLPGEYYTVQ; translated from the coding sequence ATAGGCACCACCACGGTAACATATGAAGTAACCGATGCAAGTACGAATACCAATACTTGTAGTTTTGATGTCACAGTAAACGATACGCAAAATCCGGCGATGTACCTGCCCGGCGAATATTACACAGTCCAATGA
- a CDS encoding HYR domain-containing protein, which translates to MCGATITYATPVGTDNCAGPLTALTAGQASGTVFPIGTTTVTYEVTDASLNTSTCSFSVTVNDTQNPAITCPADITQNNDAGVCGATITYATPVGTDNCPGPVTALTAGQASGTVFPVGVTTVTYEVTDASSNTTSCSFDVTVDDTENPVIVCPADITQSNDLNVCGATITYATPVGTDNCAGPLTALTAGQASGTVFPIGTTTVTYEVTDASTNTNTCSFDVTVNDTQNPAITCPANITQSNDLNVCGATITYATPVGTDNCAGPLTALTAGQASGTVFPIGTTTVTYEVTDASLNTSTCSFSVTVNDTQNPAITCPANITQSNDLNVCGATITYATPVGTDNCAGPLTALTAGQASGTVFPIGTTTVTYEVTDASLNTSTCSFSVTVNDTQNPAITCPADITQSNDLNVCGATITYATPVGTDNCAGPLTALTAGQASGTVFPVGVTTVTYEVTDASSNTTSCSFDVTVDDTENPVIVCPADITQSNDLNVCGATITYATPVGTDNCAGPLTALTAGQASGTVFPIGTTTVTYEVTDASTNTNTCSFDVTVNDTQNPAITCPANITQSNDLNVCGATITYATPVGTDNCAGPLTALTAGQASGTVFPIGTTTVTYEVTDASLNTSTCSFSVTVNDTQNPAITCPANITQSNDLNVCGATITYATPVGTDNCAGPLTALTAGQASGTVFPIGTTTVTYEVTDASLNTSTCSFSVTVNDTQNPAITCPADITQNNDAGVCGATITYATPVGTDNCAGPLTALTAGQASGTVFPVGVTTVTYEVTDASSNTTSCSFDVTVDDNEAPMIICPANISQGNDAGLCGALITYSSPFTSDNCSGAVTILTSGFASGTVFPVGLTTVTYVITDGAGITATCSFDVTVDDFELPVITCPPNISQVSDMGVCGAVVTFPVPVGVDNCPGVNTALAGGLPSGALFPVGTTTVTYITFDVPGNIATCSFDVTVDDIQAPTISCPSSIVQANDLSICGATVLYPMPIINDNCAGASTILTGGLSSGSIFPLGTTIVTYDVVDASSNTASCAFTVDVYDNENPLLICPPDQTVPLDLNCEYILADYVPLAIPTDNCGIVSTSQSVLPGTTLNNAISLSITTTDFSGNVSSCSFNVTPVDGILPAIICPPTQTEIVGNSCEYALQDYTPLSITSDNCGVFSISQSPVSGTVTTATTSVVTLTVYDLTGNTQTCTFNVVASDTTSPQISCPAFPINDVFNINCEFVVPDYSGVVTTSDNCGIATITQSPGVGSVLTANQTFTMTTIDLSGNDQTCTFDLIIADVIPPTIGCPGAQIHYTNDTCFAVLDDMTALAVTTANCEAVTVTQTPAPGLIFNLPQTVILVGTDASGNSSFCFFNVTLVDTIRPQISCPGNITTCDNVVTYSAPTATDNCSTPTLVQTSGLPSGSFFPDGLTVITFTATDAAGNSISCSFDIYVNEKPDPTAVVTDVSCNGAGDGFIDVTVTGGVLPYSYTWSTGQGTEDIGGLSGGTYQVIVQESKGCVDTLVLDIYEPPVLIASGVTTDITCYDYDDGIIEITASGGTPSYNYNWTPMNSGAVVNDLGPGDYAVDVVDANGCTVTLDFTINNPDSILISGDISQYPNGWQISCEGCYDGSIDLSVTGGNPSYTYDWSSGSMNEDLSSIPAGTYTVIVTDDNGCENEATFILDQPLAVVLSNAFSPNGDGANDYFQIKNIDRYPNSTLTVMNRWGDVVYKADPYTNNWYGESNTGLVLYGNELPEGSYYYILDLNDGSDLIKGYVVIKR; encoded by the coding sequence GTGTGCGGTGCCACGATCACGTATGCTACCCCGGTGGGTACGGATAACTGCGCAGGACCATTAACGGCATTAACGGCAGGGCAAGCGAGCGGCACAGTGTTCCCAATAGGCACCACCACGGTAACATATGAAGTAACGGATGCAAGCTTAAACACCAGCACCTGTTCATTCAGTGTAACGGTAAACGACACGCAGAATCCGGCGATTACCTGTCCGGCAGATATCACACAGAATAATGATGCGGGTGTATGCGGTGCCACGATCACGTATGCCACCCCGGTAGGCACGGATAACTGCCCGGGACCAGTAACGGCATTAACGGCAGGACAAGCCAGCGGCACAGTATTCCCAGTAGGGGTTACCACGGTAACGTATGAAGTAACCGATGCGAGCAGCAATACCACAAGCTGTAGTTTTGATGTAACGGTAGATGATACAGAAAATCCGGTGATTGTTTGTCCGGCAGATATCACACAGTCTAATGACTTAAATGTATGCGGTGCCACGATCACGTATGCCACCCCGGTAGGTACGGATAACTGCGCAGGACCATTAACGGCATTAACGGCGGGACAAGCCAGCGGCACGGTATTCCCAATAGGCACCACCACGGTAACATATGAAGTAACCGATGCAAGTACGAATACCAATACTTGTAGTTTTGATGTCACAGTAAACGATACGCAAAATCCGGCGATTACCTGCCCGGCGAATATTACACAGTCTAATGACTTAAATGTATGCGGGGCCACGATCACGTATGCCACCCCGGTAGGTACGGATAACTGCGCAGGACCATTAACGGCATTAACAGCGGGACAAGCGAGCGGCACGGTATTCCCAATAGGCACCACCACGGTAACGTATGAAGTAACGGATGCAAGCTTAAACACGAGCACCTGTTCATTCAGTGTAACGGTAAACGACACGCAGAATCCGGCGATTACTTGTCCGGCGAATATTACGCAGTCGAATGACTTAAATGTGTGCGGTGCCACGATCACGTATGCTACCCCGGTGGGTACGGATAACTGCGCAGGACCATTAACGGCATTAACGGCAGGGCAAGCGAGCGGCACAGTGTTCCCAATAGGCACCACCACGGTAACATATGAAGTAACGGATGCAAGCTTAAACACGAGCACCTGTTCATTCAGTGTAACGGTAAACGACACGCAGAATCCGGCGATTACCTGTCCGGCAGATATCACACAGTCTAATGACTTAAATGTATGCGGTGCCACGATCACGTATGCCACCCCGGTAGGTACGGATAACTGCGCAGGACCATTAACGGCATTAACGGCGGGACAAGCCAGCGGCACGGTATTCCCAGTAGGGGTTACCACGGTAACGTATGAAGTAACCGATGCGAGCAGCAATACCACAAGCTGTAGTTTTGATGTAACGGTAGATGATACAGAAAATCCGGTGATTGTTTGCCCGGCAGATATCACACAGTCTAATGACTTAAATGTATGCGGGGCCACGATCACGTATGCTACCCCGGTAGGTACGGATAACTGCGCAGGACCATTAACGGCATTAACGGCGGGACAAGCCAGCGGCACGGTATTCCCAATAGGCACCACCACGGTAACATATGAAGTAACCGATGCAAGTACGAATACCAATACTTGTAGTTTTGATGTCACAGTAAACGACACGCAAAATCCGGCGATTACCTGCCCGGCGAATATTACACAGTCTAATGACTTAAATGTATGCGGAGCCACGATCACGTATGCCACCCCGGTAGGTACGGATAACTGCGCAGGACCATTAACGGCATTAACAGCAGGACAAGCCAGCGGCACGGTATTCCCAATAGGCACCACCACGGTAACATATGAAGTAACGGATGCAAGCTTAAACACGAGCACCTGTTCATTCAGTGTAACGGTAAACGACACGCAGAATCCGGCGATTACTTGTCCGGCGAATATTACTCAGTCGAATGACTTAAATGTATGCGGGGCCACGATCACGTATGCCACCCCGGTGGGTACGGATAACTGCGCAGGACCATTAACGGCATTAACGGCAGGGCAAGCCAGCGGCACGGTATTCCCAATAGGCACCACCACGGTAACGTATGAAGTAACGGATGCAAGCTTAAACACGAGCACCTGTTCATTCAGTGTAACGGTAAACGACACGCAGAATCCGGCGATTACCTGTCCGGCAGATATCACACAGAATAATGATGCGGGTGTATGCGGGGCCACGATCACGTATGCCACCCCGGTAGGTACGGATAACTGCGCGGGACCATTAACGGCATTAACGGCAGGACAAGCCAGCGGCACAGTATTCCCAGTAGGGGTTACCACGGTAACGTATGAAGTAACCGATGCGAGCAGCAATACCACAAGCTGTAGTTTTGATGTAACGGTAGATGATAATGAGGCACCAATGATTATTTGCCCTGCTAATATTTCTCAAGGTAATGATGCCGGTTTGTGTGGTGCATTGATCACTTATTCTTCCCCATTCACGTCTGACAATTGTTCTGGAGCAGTTACAATTTTAACCAGTGGATTTGCAAGTGGAACTGTTTTCCCTGTTGGATTAACAACAGTAACTTACGTGATTACTGATGGAGCAGGAATTACTGCAACTTGTAGTTTTGATGTAACTGTGGATGATTTCGAACTCCCTGTAATTACCTGCCCTCCTAATATTTCACAAGTGAGTGACATGGGTGTGTGTGGTGCAGTAGTAACTTTCCCAGTTCCGGTGGGTGTAGATAATTGTCCAGGTGTTAATACGGCTCTTGCGGGAGGATTGCCAAGCGGCGCACTTTTCCCAGTAGGTACTACAACTGTTACATACATCACTTTTGATGTACCAGGTAATATCGCCACATGCAGTTTTGATGTTACAGTAGATGATATCCAAGCTCCGACTATTAGTTGTCCATCTTCAATTGTACAGGCAAATGATTTGTCAATATGTGGGGCTACAGTGCTATATCCAATGCCAATCATTAATGACAATTGTGCTGGAGCGAGTACAATACTGACCGGAGGTCTTTCGTCAGGCTCTATATTCCCATTAGGCACCACGATAGTTACCTATGACGTTGTTGATGCGAGTTCCAATACTGCCAGTTGTGCTTTCACAGTTGACGTTTATGATAATGAAAATCCTTTACTGATATGTCCACCCGACCAAACCGTGCCATTGGATTTAAATTGCGAATATATTCTAGCAGATTATGTGCCACTTGCGATACCAACTGATAATTGCGGAATTGTATCCACCTCACAAAGTGTCTTGCCTGGTACAACCTTGAATAACGCAATTTCCCTATCAATAACCACAACCGATTTTTCTGGAAACGTTTCATCTTGTTCATTCAATGTAACTCCTGTTGATGGCATATTGCCTGCAATAATTTGTCCACCAACTCAAACAGAAATTGTTGGCAATTCATGTGAATATGCATTGCAGGATTATACTCCTCTTTCTATCACATCGGATAATTGCGGCGTTTTTTCAATATCACAATCACCTGTTTCAGGAACAGTGACAACAGCAACAACAAGCGTTGTGACCTTAACAGTGTATGATTTAACCGGAAATACCCAAACATGTACCTTCAATGTTGTAGCGTCAGATACTACATCACCACAAATTAGTTGTCCAGCTTTCCCGATAAACGATGTCTTCAACATAAACTGTGAATTTGTAGTTCCAGATTACAGTGGAGTTGTAACAACTTCAGATAACTGCGGTATTGCTACAATAACGCAGTCACCCGGAGTTGGATCTGTATTAACTGCCAATCAAACCTTTACTATGACAACAATTGATTTGAGTGGGAATGATCAGACATGCACTTTTGATTTAATTATTGCGGATGTAATTCCACCTACAATTGGTTGTCCGGGTGCTCAGATTCATTACACTAATGATACCTGTTTTGCCGTATTGGATGACATGACGGCTTTAGCGGTAACAACTGCAAATTGTGAAGCTGTGACTGTAACTCAAACTCCAGCACCTGGTCTAATATTTAATTTACCGCAGACTGTGATTCTTGTTGGTACTGATGCAAGCGGCAATAGTTCATTCTGCTTTTTTAATGTCACTTTGGTTGACACAATAAGACCACAGATAAGTTGTCCAGGAAATATCACCACATGTGATAACGTTGTCACCTATAGTGCCCCAACGGCCACTGACAATTGCAGTACTCCGACATTGGTGCAGACGTCTGGTTTACCATCAGGTTCGTTCTTCCCAGATGGTTTAACTGTAATAACATTCACAGCAACCGATGCTGCAGGAAATTCGATAAGTTGCAGTTTTGATATTTATGTGAATGAAAAACCAGACCCTACTGCGGTTGTAACAGATGTGTCATGCAATGGTGCCGGTGACGGTTTTATTGATGTTACAGTAACCGGCGGTGTTTTACCATACTCTTATACATGGAGTACCGGACAAGGCACTGAAGATATTGGAGGATTATCTGGTGGAACATACCAAGTTATAGTTCAAGAATCTAAAGGATGTGTAGATACTCTTGTGTTAGATATTTATGAGCCGCCAGTATTAATTGCAAGTGGAGTTACCACTGATATTACTTGTTATGATTATGATGATGGAATAATTGAAATTACTGCATCGGGTGGAACTCCATCATACAACTACAACTGGACACCAATGAATTCTGGTGCGGTAGTAAATGATCTTGGACCTGGAGACTATGCAGTAGACGTGGTTGATGCAAATGGTTGCACGGTGACGTTGGATTTCACAATCAATAATCCTGATTCAATTTTAATAAGCGGAGACATTTCTCAATATCCAAATGGATGGCAAATTAGTTGTGAAGGATGTTATGATGGTTCAATTGATTTAAGTGTCACTGGTGGAAATCCTAGTTATACTTATGATTGGAGTTCAGGAAGTATGAATGAGGATCTGTCGTCAATTCCAGCGGGTACATATACAGTAATTGTGACGGATGATAATGGATGCGAAAATGAGGCAACATTTATTCTTGATCAACCATTAGCAGTTGTATTGTCAAATGCGTTCAGCCCAAATGGTGATGGGGCGAATGATTATTTCCAGATAAAAAATATTGATAGATATCCGAATAGCACTTTAACTGTCATGAATAGGTGGGGTGATGTGGTATACAAGGCGGATCCATATACGAACAATTGGTATGGTGAATCGAATACCGGTTTAGTGCTTTATGGAAACGAATTGCCTGAGGGCTCATACTATTATATTCTGGACTTGAATGACGGTTCAGATCTTATCAAAGGTTACGTTGTAATAAAAAGATGA
- a CDS encoding PorP/SprF family type IX secretion system membrane protein, translated as MIKLILFLTLILAFGSGLLSQNRLSYSQYMHNHQIFNPAYVDGGKHVGGSLLYRMQWMGFEGAPRTAIGNGFYSVKNHSFNLQLLSDNITVFKHIEAGLSYSYQIQLSRYTTMALGVKATYNQQSANYGSLTYFDGGDQALSGAINTWSINFGGGLFVRSKDWFAGVGAPYIFNNKNVSSGMSMFNDISYNHFYITGGYKVADNYMYVFYPTALVKWTKGSPLTASADLNFIWNERIWGSLGYRIDNTVVFSAGIIFLKDFKAVYSYDLGLGKVNRYGGMTHEISIGYGMELYRSSFTKRKFTTRKMSFRKRPRRSRYT; from the coding sequence ATGATAAAATTGATATTATTTCTGACATTGATTCTTGCATTTGGCAGTGGATTATTGTCTCAAAACAGGCTTAGTTATAGCCAGTACATGCATAATCACCAGATTTTTAATCCGGCGTATGTTGATGGCGGAAAACATGTTGGTGGTTCACTACTGTATCGTATGCAATGGATGGGTTTTGAAGGAGCTCCGAGAACTGCCATCGGGAATGGATTTTATAGTGTTAAAAACCACTCATTCAATCTTCAATTGCTAAGTGATAATATAACTGTGTTCAAGCATATTGAAGCAGGCTTGTCTTACAGTTATCAAATACAACTGAGCAGATATACAACAATGGCTCTTGGGGTTAAAGCCACGTATAACCAACAGTCGGCAAATTATGGTAGTTTGACATATTTTGATGGAGGAGATCAGGCCTTATCTGGGGCAATTAATACCTGGTCAATAAATTTTGGAGGTGGTCTTTTTGTTCGAAGCAAGGATTGGTTTGCAGGAGTAGGAGCCCCATATATTTTTAATAATAAAAATGTATCTAGTGGTATGAGTATGTTTAATGATATATCATACAACCATTTCTATATTACTGGTGGCTATAAAGTTGCAGATAATTATATGTATGTTTTTTATCCAACTGCTTTAGTTAAGTGGACAAAGGGCAGTCCATTGACTGCCTCTGCTGATTTGAACTTCATTTGGAATGAGCGCATATGGGGCAGCTTAGGTTATCGCATTGATAATACTGTTGTATTTAGTGCAGGCATCATTTTCCTTAAAGATTTTAAGGCCGTTTATTCTTACGATTTAGGATTAGGTAAGGTGAATCGATACGGTGGAATGACTCATGAAATTTCAATTGGTTATGGAATGGAATTGTATAGGAGTTCGTTTACCAAGAGAAAATTCACTACTCGTAAAATGTCATTTAGAAAACGCCCTAGAAGATCAAGATATACATAA
- a CDS encoding Omp28-related outer membrane protein, with amino-acid sequence MRAIKNISKLITAIFVVLVFTGCDKVEQPIKPAILLDTTLYPGNWQEYVDMYWPVFTQNPNTDRNVLLEDFTGHKCPNCPDAAYEAKIIEAANSDRVFVASIHASPTGLGNFQTVATDCGTVTNPQNEFCQQLYCDEGIEIGTTFGNGGTTVQFIGNPQGTINRITFAGSTMFQFKTEWAARVNEVISNNDLKVNIQAESNYYTETNGFYLHTEIEFLEDLTGDYNTVVYLLENHVEATQDSMTVIIEDYEHHSVFRGCLDGLAWGQTISGDHKTGQKSYFDYSFQLPSGQDNTEFHLLIYVYDTNTYEILQVIKHELN; translated from the coding sequence ATGAGAGCAATAAAAAATATTTCTAAACTAATCACAGCAATTTTTGTTGTATTAGTTTTCACCGGATGCGATAAGGTTGAGCAACCAATTAAACCGGCTATCTTACTAGACACCACTTTGTATCCGGGTAACTGGCAAGAATATGTTGACATGTATTGGCCAGTATTTACACAAAACCCGAATACTGATCGCAATGTTTTATTGGAAGATTTTACTGGCCATAAATGTCCAAACTGCCCAGATGCAGCCTATGAAGCAAAAATCATTGAAGCAGCAAATTCTGACCGCGTTTTTGTTGCTTCAATTCACGCAAGCCCTACCGGTTTAGGAAATTTCCAAACAGTAGCTACAGATTGCGGCACAGTAACTAATCCACAAAATGAATTCTGTCAACAACTTTATTGTGATGAAGGAATAGAAATTGGAACAACCTTTGGCAATGGTGGAACAACGGTTCAATTTATCGGTAATCCGCAAGGAACAATCAATAGAATTACTTTTGCAGGTTCAACAATGTTCCAATTTAAAACAGAATGGGCAGCGCGCGTGAATGAGGTGATTAGCAACAATGATTTAAAAGTTAACATTCAGGCTGAGTCAAATTATTACACTGAAACTAACGGATTTTATCTGCACACTGAAATTGAATTTCTTGAAGACTTAACAGGTGATTATAACACCGTCGTTTATTTGCTTGAAAATCATGTTGAAGCAACTCAAGATAGCATGACAGTTATCATTGAAGACTACGAGCATCACTCTGTTTTCAGAGGTTGTTTAGATGGTCTAGCGTGGGGACAAACTATTTCAGGAGATCACAAAACTGGACAAAAATCTTACTTTGATTATTCATTCCAGCTCCCATCAGGTCAGGACAACACTGAATTTCATCTCTTGATTTACGTCTATGACACCAATACCTACGAAATTCTTCAGGTAATTAAACATGAATTAAATTGA